The Coffea arabica cultivar ET-39 chromosome 1e, Coffea Arabica ET-39 HiFi, whole genome shotgun sequence genome has a window encoding:
- the LOC113707777 gene encoding protein-tyrosine sulfotransferase: protein MRWINYDSKLALLLVLLLSVSTRIKASSEDGEFNQCEHIVKKWASSSLDSEINKDKHILRDLLYFLHVPRTGGRTYYYCFLKRLYANSSECPRSYDRLRLDPRKPDCRLLVTHDDYSVMSKLPKEKTSVVTILRDPIDRVFSTYEFSVEVAARFLVHPNLTSALRMTGRLRAKTRGGVSTLDIWPWKYLVPWMREDLFSRREARRRKGWPSIYSDDPYDMEDVVMPLHKYINDPIAQEIIHNGATYQIAGLTNNSYLAESHEVRHCIQKYQPLGEYVLDVAKKRLDNMLYVGLTENHRESATMFANVVGAQAISKFAGSNSRKGLVANSIPGQSSLIPDIDPDSNYHLSNSTYPKPGKFSSTDTVEATNEDMTTRKLMEGYETCISSLRSTQSQRRANSLKNIRPANFTKEARRRISKVLLQEITSLNYLDVELYKYAQGIFANQQQYAMPTKVGEENLVNMFKKPYGAPSWSVLSISLSIFLFLLFIILYLNARRRISKIKL, encoded by the exons ATGAGGTGGATAAATTATGATTCGAAGTTGGCCCTTCTCCTGGTCCTGCTCTTATCTG TTTCAACCAGAATAAAGGCATCCTCTGAAGACGGTGAATTTAATCAGTGTGAACATATCGTCAAGAAGTGGGCATCTTCTTCCCTTGACTCAGAAATTAACAAAGATAAACACATATTGCGGGACTTGCTGTATTTCCTTCATGTCCCAAGAACTGGAGGGAGGACATATTATTATTG CTTTCTGAAAAGGTTATATGCAAACTCTTCAGAGTGCCCACGCTCTTATGATAGGCTGAGGCTCGATCCCAG GAAACCAGATTGCCGGTTATTGGTTACTCATGATGACTATAGTGTCATGTCCAAACTTCCAAAGGAGAAAACTTCAGTGGTGACCATACTAAGGGACCCTATTGATCGTGTCTTTAGCACTTACGAATTTTCGGTAGAGGTTGCTGCTCGTTTTCTGGTGCACCCTAATCTAACATCAGCCTTAAGAATGACTGGACGTTTGAGGGCAAAGACAAGGGGTGGAGTAAGCACATTGGACATCTGGCCATGGAAGTATTTGGTCCCTTGGATGAGAGAAGATTTGTTTTCTCGG AGAGAAGCCAGAAGACGCAAAGGTTGGCCTTCCATTTATAGTGACGATCCCTATGATATGGAGGATGTTGTAATGCCATTGCACAAGTATATTAATGATCCTATAGCTCAGGAAATAATTCATAATGGAGCTACATACCAG ATTGCAGGACTTACAAACAACTCTTATCTGGCAGAATCACATGAAGTGCGCCATTGCATACAGAAATATCAGCCTCTTGGTGAATATGTGCTAGACGTTGCAAAG AAGCGGTTGGATAATATGTTGTATGTTGGACTCACTGAGAACCATAGAGAATCTGCAACAATGTTTGCAAATGTGGTTGGTGCTCAGGCGATTTCTAAGTTTGCAGGATCAAACTCTAGAAAGGGTCTTGTGGCTAATAGCATTCCAG GGCAGAGCTCTTTGATACCTGATATTGACCCTGATAGTAATTACCATTTG AGCAATAGCACATATCCAAAGCCTGGAAAGTTTTCATCAACGGACACAGTTGAAGCAACAAATGAAGAT ATGACGACGAGAAAACTAATGGAAGGATATGAGACCTGTATTTCAAGCTTACGAAGCACACAGTCACAACGACGCGcaaattctttaaaaaatatACGGCCAGCAAACTTTACTAAGGAG GCTCGTCGTCGGATTTCTAAAGTTCTTCTTCAGGAAATTACATCACTAAATTACCTGGATGTGGAATTGTACAAGTACGCTCAAGGCATCTTTGCAAATCAACAACAGTATGCGATGCCAACAAAAGTTGGTGAA GAGAATCTGGTGAACATGTTCAAAAAGCCATATGGTGCCCCTTCTTGGAGTGTTCTTTCCATCTCCTTatccatttttttatttcttttgttcattaTTCTCTATTtaaatgcaaggagaagaatATCAAAAATAAAGCTatga
- the LOC113707793 gene encoding GATA transcription factor 11-like — MSMVEPGYWDGFVKGVPGGEDDFANLLGILDFPMESLEGDDELAGDWDASKSQSLGPIPSEAFMGLPPVPQGNAGNRSLENPPKPNAVPKLNASGGQTANQKQIPDYVKESSSTNTSRQITSSEGQESGSFQTHSPVSVLESGGSCSGGKSLPIKSDIVIPVRTRSKRARPSAINPWFVMAPISCAASASKRTSSHRKNKEKKKKLSQLSLASNEADDSFQQAKEESFHLSSDVSEKNETSLQRSVAAKKCTHCEVTKTPQWREGPMGPKTLCNACGVRYRSGRLFPEYRPAASPTFMPTLHSNSHRKVVEMRKKAMQETAMSSHDDAPMSPAPEFVPMSSYLFDFIY; from the exons ATGAGTATGGTTGAGCCTGGTTACTGGGATGGGTTTGTCAAGGGCGTTCCTGGTGGAGAAGATGACTTTGCAAATTTACTCGGGATTTTGGATTTCCCCATGGAAAGTTTGGAAGGAGATGATGAGCTTGCTGGAGATTGGGATGCTAGCAAGTCACAATCTCTCGGTCCAATTCCTTCGGAGGCTTTCATGGGTTTGCCACCTGTTCCTCAAGGCAATGCTGGCAATAGAAGTTTAGAGAATCCGCCGAAACCAAATGCCGTGCCGAAATTGAATGCCTCT GGTGGTCAAACTGCCAACCAAAAGCAAATCCCAGACTATGTTAAAGAATCTTCCAGCACTAATACTTCCCGTCAGATTACATCTTCCGAGGGCCAGGAGTCTGGTTCATTCCAGACACACAGCCCTGTTTCTGTGCTTGAGAGCGGAGGCTCTTGTTCAGGTGGGAAAAGTTTACCCATCAAGTCCGACATCGTTATCCCAGTACGAACCCGATCCAAGCGGGCTAGACCATCTGCTATTAATCCATGGTTTGTGATGGCTCCTATATCTTGTGCTGCTTCAGCATCTAAGAGGACTTCAAGCCACAGGAAAaacaaagagaagaagaagaaactttCGCAGCTGTCACTTGCCTCGAACGAAGCAGACGACTCCTTTCAACAGGCAAAGGAAGAATCATTTCATCTGTCATCGGACGTTAGCGAGAAAAATGAAACTTCCTTGCAGCGCTCTGTTGCAGCTAAAAAATGCACCCACTGCGAAGTTACAAAGACGCCACAATGGAGGGAGGGACCAATGGGTCCTAAGACATTATGCAACGCATGCGGGGTTCGTTACAGATCTGGACGTCTATTTCCGGAGTATCGTCCAGCAGCAAGTCCTACTTTCATGCCAACTTTACATTCCAATTCTCACAGGAAAGTCGTAGAGATGAGAAAGAAAGCTATGCAGGAAACAGCTATGAGCAGCCATGATGATGCTCCCATGTCACCTGCCCCAGAATTTGTCCCCATGAGTAGCTATCTGTTCGATTTTATTTATTGA